Proteins encoded within one genomic window of Formosa agariphila KMM 3901:
- a CDS encoding SusC/RagA family TonB-linked outer membrane protein encodes MRKTITIRLTLIVFFTSLFSVLYAQNIEVKGTVKDDTGMPLPGVNIQLKGTSTGTATDFDGNYKLKANMGDVLVFSFLGYDKQENTVNSSVLNVTLVMGEGEALNEVLVTAFGIEKSAREVGYSVSQVKTADLDLAGQSNAVSALQGRVAGLQISQTSGSSGGGVDILIRGVTSVNPDRDNQPLIIVDGLALNNDTFSGSVLPSTGSNSPSSSEQFSFSNRASDINPEDIETYNVLKGAAATALYGVRAANGAIVITTKKGKLGKARVNMTASTTFRQIRTTPDLQTTYREGFSGAPRTLYTPETDTGFTRLGGTSFYSWGPEYTDDSYTMDDGTVVDLTGDQFYDPYDLFRTGVNTQLNFSLSGATERIDYFFSAANNSEEGVLPNTNYDKTTFRFKGGYTVTDNFKINTSVAYTNSGGARGNGGDKSVFSALAYYSGTFPINDYQNADGSERDYSFGIIDNPRYLLEKSPLLDDVNRWVGNATLNWQPLSWMNITYAAQVDNYSDQRNRFVTPDLDAGSAVGGFIVNQNINFLGLESNFLVAMDKEWSDDFSTTLTVGNQISDSKRDYTWQRGETLNVPGINDIANTINLFAGKTVTQLRNVGVFGELKVDFRNKLFLTVTGRNDWISTLPKENRSFFYPSVSMAYDFHDLIDKDSNFFSFGKLRASWAEVGKGPLFGQVGHYFIADGNFPFGGAGGYRSSTQLGDTNMLPERNQSYEIGADLRFFKNRLRIDYAYYKTRVKDQIFTVGAAYSSGLSGIVRNAGDFETYGHELLVGYDVIRTEDFKWELIFNWSTNEGKVLSLPEDVESLIFADAGFAGITSEIREGDKMGDMYGYTYRYEDGERYINENGLPDVDTSERVKVGNAFPDFVTSLGSNFSYKGFGLNVLVEWKKGGDLYDAGRRNSLRNGVLAETAYRDVLTVMDGVMDNGSGGYVTNTTEVLIDQDYYRSSYNFNLASEVLLQDASWVKLRNIGVSYSLSGNILERLKMNRISFSVNANNILLWTPYKGYDPEGNQYSAGSNVYGFTGLGTPLSESVSMGINLGF; translated from the coding sequence ATGAGAAAAACAATTACAATTCGGCTTACTCTTATTGTCTTTTTTACCTCTTTGTTCTCAGTACTTTATGCTCAGAACATAGAGGTTAAAGGAACAGTGAAAGATGATACCGGTATGCCATTACCTGGGGTAAATATTCAATTAAAAGGTACCTCAACCGGAACTGCCACAGATTTTGATGGAAATTACAAGCTTAAGGCTAACATGGGCGATGTTTTAGTGTTTTCATTTTTGGGGTACGATAAACAAGAAAATACTGTTAACAGCTCCGTTTTAAATGTAACCCTAGTTATGGGGGAAGGAGAAGCTTTAAATGAAGTTTTAGTAACTGCTTTTGGTATTGAGAAATCGGCTAGAGAAGTGGGGTATTCAGTATCTCAAGTCAAAACAGCCGATTTAGATTTGGCAGGACAGTCTAATGCGGTTTCGGCTCTTCAAGGTCGCGTTGCAGGATTGCAAATAAGTCAAACTTCAGGGTCTTCTGGAGGTGGTGTAGATATTTTAATTCGTGGAGTTACATCTGTAAATCCAGATAGAGATAATCAGCCCTTAATAATTGTAGATGGTTTGGCTCTTAATAACGATACGTTTTCGGGAAGTGTGTTGCCAAGTACGGGATCTAATTCACCAAGTAGTTCAGAACAATTTTCATTTTCAAATAGAGCTTCAGATATAAACCCTGAAGATATTGAAACCTATAACGTTTTAAAAGGTGCTGCAGCTACAGCATTATATGGTGTTAGAGCAGCCAATGGAGCGATAGTTATTACAACTAAAAAAGGAAAGTTGGGTAAAGCCAGAGTTAATATGACGGCGTCAACAACTTTTAGACAAATTAGAACAACGCCAGATTTACAAACTACATATAGAGAAGGGTTTAGTGGAGCACCAAGAACCTTGTATACACCAGAAACCGACACTGGATTTACTAGATTAGGAGGGACATCTTTCTATTCTTGGGGGCCAGAATATACCGATGATTCTTATACTATGGATGACGGTACAGTGGTCGATTTAACAGGCGATCAGTTTTACGATCCATACGATTTGTTTAGAACAGGTGTGAATACCCAATTAAACTTTAGTCTTAGTGGTGCAACAGAACGCATAGATTATTTCTTTTCTGCAGCAAATAACAGTGAAGAAGGTGTGTTGCCAAATACAAATTACGACAAAACAACTTTCAGGTTTAAAGGAGGATATACTGTAACCGATAACTTTAAAATAAATACATCTGTTGCTTATACTAATTCTGGAGGAGCTCGAGGAAATGGTGGAGATAAATCTGTTTTTAGTGCATTAGCATATTATTCAGGAACATTTCCTATTAACGATTATCAAAACGCAGATGGTTCCGAAAGAGATTACTCGTTTGGTATTATAGATAATCCAAGATATTTATTAGAAAAGAGTCCGCTTTTAGATGATGTAAATAGATGGGTTGGAAATGCAACTTTAAATTGGCAACCATTGTCATGGATGAATATTACATATGCGGCTCAAGTTGATAATTACTCAGATCAAAGAAATCGTTTTGTAACTCCAGATTTAGATGCTGGATCTGCTGTAGGCGGATTTATTGTTAATCAGAATATAAATTTCTTAGGTCTAGAATCTAACTTTTTAGTGGCGATGGACAAAGAGTGGTCAGACGATTTTTCAACCACACTTACTGTGGGTAACCAAATATCCGATTCTAAAAGAGATTACACATGGCAGCGTGGAGAAACCCTTAACGTACCAGGTATAAACGATATCGCAAATACCATTAACTTATTTGCTGGTAAAACAGTAACTCAGCTTAGAAATGTTGGTGTCTTTGGAGAGTTAAAAGTAGATTTTAGAAATAAATTATTTTTAACGGTTACAGGAAGAAATGACTGGATTTCAACCTTGCCAAAAGAGAATCGATCATTTTTCTATCCGTCTGTAAGTATGGCTTACGATTTTCATGATTTAATAGACAAGGATAGTAACTTCTTTAGTTTTGGTAAATTAAGAGCATCATGGGCAGAAGTAGGTAAGGGGCCATTATTTGGTCAAGTAGGACACTATTTTATTGCCGATGGCAATTTCCCTTTCGGTGGAGCCGGTGGATATAGATCAAGTACGCAACTAGGAGATACTAATATGTTGCCTGAACGAAACCAATCTTACGAAATTGGAGCCGATTTACGTTTCTTCAAAAACCGTTTACGAATCGATTATGCTTACTATAAAACACGTGTTAAAGATCAAATATTTACGGTAGGAGCAGCCTATTCTTCTGGATTATCTGGTATAGTAAGAAATGCAGGAGATTTTGAAACTTACGGGCATGAATTATTAGTTGGATATGATGTTATTAGAACAGAAGATTTTAAATGGGAACTTATTTTTAACTGGTCTACAAACGAAGGAAAAGTGCTTAGCTTACCAGAAGATGTAGAATCTTTAATTTTTGCAGATGCAGGATTTGCAGGGATAACTTCAGAAATTCGTGAAGGTGACAAAATGGGAGACATGTATGGGTATACTTATAGATATGAAGATGGAGAACGTTATATAAACGAAAACGGGTTGCCAGATGTAGATACTTCAGAGCGTGTAAAAGTAGGTAATGCGTTTCCAGATTTCGTCACGTCTTTAGGTAGTAATTTTAGTTATAAAGGTTTTGGTCTTAATGTTCTTGTAGAATGGAAAAAAGGAGGTGATTTATACGACGCTGGTAGACGTAATAGTTTACGAAATGGTGTTCTAGCTGAAACAGCTTATAGAGATGTATTAACGGTTATGGATGGAGTTATGGATAATGGCTCTGGCGGATATGTTACCAATACAACAGAAGTGCTAATCGATCAAGATTATTATAGAAGTAGTTACAATTTCAATTTAGCTTCAGAAGTTTTATTACAAGATGCATCTTGGGTAAAATTACGTAACATAGGAGTGTCTTATAGTTTGTCTGGAAATATTTTAGAAAGATTAAAAATGAACCGCATTAGTTTCTCTGTAAATGCTAATAATATTTTATTATGGACGCCTTATAAAGGTTACGATCCAGAAGGAAATCAATATAGTGCAGGGAGTAATGTATATGGTTTTACAGGGTTAGGAACACCACTTAGTGAGAGTGTGTCAATGGGAATTAATTTAGGATTTTAA
- a CDS encoding D-alanyl-D-alanine carboxypeptidase: MHSIKHLIKLAPFLKILGIILGLTIFVGCKSSKLSKTITKSISTAFYDNQFTGIMIYDPETKDTVYKHQAEKYFTPASNTKIITLFSALTLLKDSIPAFYYHASNDTLQLRGIGDPSFLHPYFKDSTALQMAKGYKHVSILRNTFTDDKFGPGWAWEDYDTYFSPERSSFPMYGNVVSISNTNKLEVSPNYFKDSVFQKTDKINRLYNENIFFYDTTSTRAREIPIVLDSLTTQNLWSDLLPGKVSFSHQQFNSTPEIAYSIPSDSLYTRMMHLSDNFLAEQMLVLASSTITDTLNTTLLRNYILEHHLNDLKQKPRWVDGSGLSRYNLFSPLSFVQILNKLYTTIPRERLFHFFPAGGQSGTLKNSYAGQTEPYIYAKSGSVGNNYSLSGFLLTASGKTLIFSFMNNHYTTPTSEVKKHMQNIFEHLRDTY; the protein is encoded by the coding sequence ATGCATAGTATAAAGCATTTAATAAAACTAGCCCCTTTCTTAAAAATCTTAGGTATTATACTAGGACTCACTATTTTTGTAGGTTGTAAGTCTTCGAAATTATCGAAAACGATTACAAAATCTATTTCAACTGCATTTTACGATAATCAGTTTACTGGAATTATGATTTACGACCCTGAAACAAAAGACACGGTTTATAAACACCAAGCAGAAAAATATTTCACGCCAGCAAGTAATACCAAAATCATTACCTTATTTAGTGCACTAACATTACTAAAAGACAGCATTCCTGCTTTCTATTATCATGCATCTAACGATACGCTACAATTAAGAGGAATAGGAGATCCTAGTTTTTTACATCCGTATTTTAAGGATAGTACAGCTTTACAAATGGCCAAAGGTTATAAGCACGTATCCATTCTAAGAAACACCTTTACCGATGACAAATTTGGTCCAGGTTGGGCTTGGGAAGATTACGATACCTATTTTAGTCCAGAACGAAGCAGCTTTCCAATGTATGGAAATGTGGTGAGCATATCGAATACGAATAAATTGGAAGTTAGTCCAAACTATTTTAAAGACAGTGTTTTTCAAAAAACAGATAAAATCAATCGCCTATATAACGAAAATATCTTTTTTTACGATACGACATCTACAAGAGCGAGAGAAATCCCAATTGTATTAGACAGTCTAACAACTCAGAATCTTTGGAGCGATTTACTGCCTGGAAAGGTGAGTTTTTCTCATCAACAATTTAATTCTACTCCAGAAATAGCCTATAGCATTCCGTCTGACTCTTTATACACAAGAATGATGCATTTAAGCGATAACTTTCTAGCAGAACAAATGCTCGTTTTAGCTTCGAGTACAATCACCGACACTTTAAATACAACCTTACTTAGAAACTATATTCTAGAACATCATTTAAACGATTTAAAGCAAAAACCACGTTGGGTGGACGGTTCTGGATTAAGTCGATATAATTTATTTTCACCTTTATCTTTTGTTCAGATTTTAAACAAACTCTACACGACAATTCCTCGCGAACGTTTATTTCATTTTTTTCCAGCAGGAGGCCAATCGGGAACATTAAAAAATTCGTACGCTGGACAAACAGAACCTTATATTTATGCTAAGTCAGGATCTGTAGGAAACAACTATTCTTTAAGTGGTTTCTTACTTACAGCATCTGGAAAAACACTAATCTTCAGCTTTATGAATAACCATTACACCACACCAACTAGCGAAGTAAAAAAGCACATGCAAAACATTTTCGAACACCTTAGAGACACGTATTAA
- a CDS encoding M14 family zinc carboxypeptidase has product MKYILSSILLVITATVFAQNINFTSQLYKEYDKYKVEEFSTRRLKHSDIQPFIKRLRLDKKYIVKHVGSSIEGRAINLISIGSGSVDVFLWSQMHGDETTATQAIFDIFNFLDSDEFKAEKAEILSKLTLHFLPMLNPDGAEVFQRRNALGIDVNRDALRLQSPEGQILKRVRDSLDADFGFNLHDQSRYYNAERTSKPATVSYLAPAYNYEKDINDVRGNAMKVIVFMNTIIQQYAKGQVGRYNDDFEPRAFGDNIQKWGTSAILIESGGYKNDQEKQEIRKLNYVSILSAIYVIANENYKKISIEDYEKIPQNDRKLFDLKLTEVTYNLLDKNYVLDLGINYTEKDVDEHVNYYNVGRIIDQGDLSTFYGYDDFNAKGYTIVEGKVYPEIFANVKDLNSQKVNELLKSGYTYVRVSDLKDSKKYTQLPIHIISEDFKVPEFRIGVGVNPTFILKKNDAVNYAVINGFLINLNNTNKVFKNALILKD; this is encoded by the coding sequence ATGAAATATATATTAAGCAGTATTCTTCTTGTGATTACAGCAACTGTATTTGCTCAAAACATTAACTTTACTTCACAACTTTATAAAGAATATGATAAATATAAAGTTGAAGAGTTTTCTACAAGGCGTTTAAAACATAGCGATATACAACCGTTTATAAAAAGGTTGAGGTTAGATAAAAAATATATTGTAAAACATGTAGGGTCGTCCATCGAAGGGCGTGCTATTAATTTAATAAGTATTGGTAGTGGTTCGGTAGATGTTTTTCTATGGTCGCAAATGCATGGTGATGAAACCACAGCAACACAGGCTATTTTCGATATTTTTAATTTTTTAGATAGTGATGAATTTAAAGCTGAAAAAGCAGAAATTTTAAGTAAACTAACATTACATTTTTTGCCTATGCTTAATCCTGATGGTGCAGAAGTTTTTCAGCGTCGTAATGCTTTAGGGATAGATGTAAATAGGGATGCTTTAAGATTACAATCGCCAGAAGGGCAAATATTAAAGCGTGTTCGCGATAGTTTAGATGCCGATTTTGGTTTCAATCTTCATGATCAAAGCCGATATTATAATGCAGAACGTACAAGTAAACCTGCAACGGTTTCTTATTTGGCTCCTGCCTATAATTATGAAAAAGATATAAATGATGTTCGCGGAAATGCAATGAAAGTTATTGTGTTTATGAATACTATTATTCAACAATATGCCAAAGGGCAGGTGGGACGATATAACGACGATTTCGAACCAAGAGCTTTTGGTGATAATATTCAGAAATGGGGTACGAGTGCCATTTTAATAGAATCTGGTGGGTATAAAAATGATCAAGAAAAACAGGAAATACGCAAGCTTAATTACGTGTCTATTCTTTCTGCAATTTATGTGATTGCAAACGAAAATTACAAAAAGATATCTATTGAAGATTATGAAAAAATTCCTCAAAACGATAGAAAACTGTTCGACCTTAAATTAACCGAAGTTACATATAATCTTTTGGACAAAAACTATGTTCTAGACTTAGGTATTAATTATACAGAGAAGGATGTCGACGAGCATGTAAACTACTATAATGTGGGGCGAATTATTGATCAAGGAGATTTGAGTACATTTTATGGCTACGACGATTTTAATGCTAAAGGTTATACTATTGTTGAAGGAAAAGTGTATCCAGAAATATTTGCCAATGTGAAGGATTTAAATTCTCAGAAAGTAAATGAACTATTAAAATCGGGTTATACCTATGTAAGAGTGTCGGATTTAAAAGACTCTAAAAAGTATACACAACTTCCAATACATATTATAAGCGAAGATTTTAAGGTTCCTGAATTTCGCATTGGTGTGGGAGTAAATCCTACTTTTATACTTAAGAAAAATGATGCCGTTAATTATGCCGTTATAAATGGCTTTCTAATTAATTTAAACAATACAAACAAAGTGTTTAAAAATGCTTTAATTCTTAAAGATTAA
- a CDS encoding N-acetylmuramoyl-L-alanine amidase has translation MVLTFKNYFKIVILLSVFVSCGVQNKIVDKPIVFNEERNELTLEYLDEHYGLKQTEPTIVPKMIVLHWTVIPTLEQSYEAFKNPLLPNFRTEINSASALNVSSQFLVDRDGTIYRLMPETTMARHVIGLNHCAIGIENVGGSKDLPLTELQVKANIKLVNYLSKKYPIDYLIGHYEYSNFEGHPLWLEKDNGYRTEKTDPGKTFLEAVKAGTLKNEFKTTPSKKK, from the coding sequence ATGGTTTTAACTTTTAAAAATTATTTTAAAATAGTAATTCTGCTTTCTGTTTTTGTCTCTTGTGGTGTGCAAAATAAAATTGTTGACAAGCCTATTGTTTTTAATGAAGAGCGTAACGAATTAACGCTTGAATATCTTGACGAACATTACGGTTTAAAACAAACAGAACCTACAATAGTTCCAAAAATGATTGTGTTGCATTGGACGGTGATACCAACCTTAGAACAATCTTACGAAGCTTTTAAAAATCCATTGCTACCTAATTTTAGAACAGAAATCAATAGTGCGAGTGCATTAAATGTGTCTTCTCAATTTTTAGTAGATCGCGATGGTACCATTTATAGGTTAATGCCAGAAACCACAATGGCAAGGCATGTAATAGGTTTAAACCATTGTGCTATAGGTATCGAAAATGTTGGAGGCTCTAAAGACTTACCTTTAACCGAACTTCAGGTTAAAGCAAACATTAAATTAGTTAATTATTTAAGTAAGAAATATCCAATAGACTATCTTATTGGTCATTACGAGTATTCAAATTTTGAAGGCCATCCGTTATGGTTAGAAAAAGATAATGGGTACAGAACAGAAAAAACAGATCCAGGGAAAACATTTTTAGAAGCTGTTAAAGCAGGGACGCTTAAGAATGAATTTAAAACAACTCCGAGTAAAAAAAAATAA
- a CDS encoding DUF2914 domain-containing protein, with translation MKRALVTFKNSGLRKFIRKHQKYAPVLFFIGGFIFDTLTLGRIDRLYDLTVLCLHMTSLSITLYLYNLADDGKWKNTFLERFEEYFPLAIQFFFGGLSSAYVVYFSRSVSLSKTASFFLILVTLLFANEVLKKRISNKYLQFGVYYFICFTFFSFMIPVFIKEMNPTIFIISGLVSLSCTLLLITFIYSKSPSTRAEIRLGKLFSIIFSIYITINVFYYFKLIPPVPLALQTGIVAHDIKVKDNTYLVTFEQKDPIIFWRDHHSKFVRNPDAPVYIYSSIFAPTALKKSIIHRWNWYDETQDTWVTLDNIKFNITGGRNEGYRGYSYKNNVKSGLWKVEVLTEEELVLGVIDFEIIIDSSQKPTRLIQKQF, from the coding sequence ATGAAACGTGCTTTGGTAACATTTAAGAATAGTGGTTTACGAAAATTTATCCGTAAACATCAAAAATATGCTCCTGTTTTATTCTTTATTGGCGGATTTATTTTTGACACACTTACGCTTGGCCGTATAGACAGACTCTACGACCTTACTGTGCTTTGCCTGCACATGACATCTTTAAGCATTACACTATATTTATATAATTTGGCAGACGATGGTAAATGGAAAAACACATTTCTAGAGCGTTTTGAAGAGTACTTTCCGCTAGCCATACAGTTCTTTTTTGGCGGACTTTCTAGTGCTTACGTGGTTTACTTTTCCCGAAGTGTATCTCTATCTAAAACGGCTTCTTTTTTTCTCATTTTAGTCACATTATTATTTGCTAATGAAGTTTTAAAAAAGCGTATCTCTAATAAATATTTACAGTTTGGTGTTTATTATTTTATCTGTTTTACATTTTTCAGTTTTATGATTCCGGTATTCATTAAAGAAATGAATCCTACAATTTTTATAATTTCAGGGCTAGTCAGTTTAAGCTGTACATTATTATTAATTACCTTTATTTACAGCAAAAGCCCAAGCACCCGAGCAGAAATCCGTTTAGGAAAATTATTTTCTATCATCTTCTCCATATACATTACCATTAATGTATTTTATTATTTTAAACTCATTCCTCCTGTGCCTTTGGCTTTACAAACCGGAATTGTAGCGCATGACATTAAAGTGAAAGACAATACATATCTTGTAACTTTTGAGCAAAAAGACCCCATTATATTTTGGAGAGATCACCATTCTAAATTCGTACGCAACCCAGATGCACCTGTATATATTTACTCATCGATATTTGCACCTACAGCATTAAAAAAATCAATTATACACCGATGGAATTGGTACGATGAAACACAGGATACTTGGGTGACATTAGACAATATTAAATTTAATATTACCGGCGGAAGAAATGAAGGATATCGTGGCTATTCTTATAAAAACAATGTAAAATCTGGACTCTGGAAAGTTGAAGTATTAACTGAAGAAGAATTAGTTTTAGGTGTTATTGACTTCGAAATTATAATAGATTCTTCTCAAAAACCAACACGCTTAATACAAAAGCAGTTTTAA